In the Chromatiaceae bacterium genome, one interval contains:
- a CDS encoding TIGR02281 family clan AA aspartic protease — protein MRHIKGMVSAFLMLCVGGAMAAPAVKVLALFPGKAMLEIDGKRKVLASGARGPGGVLLVSADAHRAVVEIDGERREMRLGSTVNASYAATERREIRILKGGHGGYFVDGLINGQPVRFLVDTGATSIALSEVDAGRLGITHRIDGVPINVATASGRAVGHRLKLDSISVNGVRLNDVTAVVIEGASPQFPLLGMNVLSQFEMDQRENLLILRSKY, from the coding sequence ATGAGGCACATCAAGGGCATGGTGAGCGCGTTCCTGATGCTGTGCGTCGGTGGCGCAATGGCCGCGCCTGCGGTCAAGGTGCTGGCGCTGTTTCCCGGCAAGGCGATGCTCGAGATCGACGGCAAGCGCAAGGTGCTGGCTTCCGGTGCGCGTGGGCCGGGCGGGGTGTTGCTGGTCAGTGCGGATGCGCACCGCGCCGTCGTGGAGATCGACGGGGAGCGCCGCGAGATGCGCCTCGGATCGACGGTCAACGCCAGCTATGCCGCCACCGAGCGACGTGAGATACGCATCCTCAAGGGAGGCCACGGCGGCTATTTCGTCGACGGACTGATCAACGGTCAACCGGTACGTTTCCTGGTCGATACCGGCGCCACCAGCATTGCATTGAGCGAGGTGGACGCGGGCCGCCTCGGCATCACGCACCGGATCGACGGTGTGCCGATCAATGTCGCGACAGCGTCAGGCCGGGCGGTGGGTCACCGTCTGAAGCTGGACAGCATCTCGGTGAACGGCGTGCGATTGAACGACGTGACCGCCGTGGTGATCGAGGGCGCGAGCCCGCAGTTTCCGCTGCTGGGCATGAACGTGTTGTCACAGTTCGAGATGGATCAGCGCGAAAACCTGCTGATCCTGCGCAGTAAGTACTGA
- a CDS encoding phosphatidylglycerophosphatase A: MNRASRWFIRTGVRPGSSRVASTISSPESLPKPDIGNPVHLLAFGFGAGCSPFAPGTMGTLLAVGVYLPLSLLPLPVYGLMLAVIVVLGIWLCGRAARDLGVHDHPGIVWDEIAGYLLTMLAAPTGWIWVLFGFVLFRLFDIWKPWPINWLDRRVAGGLGIMLDDLVAGVFAALVLQAVAYWS, translated from the coding sequence ATGAACCGGGCATCACGCTGGTTCATCCGGACGGGCGTCAGACCAGGGAGCAGCCGCGTGGCTTCGACCATTTCCTCACCTGAATCGCTCCCCAAGCCGGACATCGGCAATCCCGTGCACCTTCTGGCGTTCGGCTTCGGCGCGGGTTGTTCGCCGTTCGCGCCGGGCACCATGGGGACCCTGCTCGCGGTCGGGGTCTACCTGCCGTTGTCGCTGCTGCCACTGCCGGTCTATGGCCTGATGCTCGCGGTCATCGTCGTGCTGGGCATCTGGTTGTGCGGCCGGGCGGCGCGCGACCTCGGCGTCCACGACCACCCCGGCATCGTCTGGGACGAGATCGCCGGCTACCTGTTGACCATGCTCGCCGCGCCGACCGGCTGGATCTGGGTTCTGTTCGGATTCGTGTTGTTTCGCTTGTTTGATATCTGGAAACCCTGGCCGATCAACTGGCTGGACCGGCGCGTCGCCGGCGGGCTTGGGATTATGCTCGACGATCTCGTGGCCGGTGTCTTCGCGGCGCTGGTCCTGCAAGCGGTCGCGTACTGGAGCTGA
- the thiL gene encoding thiamine-phosphate kinase codes for MPVSEFDLIRRYFSRSTPERADVLLGIGDDCALLSPPPDQCLAVTMDTLVAGRHFARDADPEALGHKALAVNLSDLAAVGAQPAWASLALTLPEVDADWLSAFMAGFAALATAHAVQLIGGDTTRGPLSITVQVHGFIEAQAALRRDAGRAGQRLFVSGTLGDAALALSRQQRGEHLADALRQRLDRPMPRVALGRALRGRAAAAIDISDGLLADLGHICASSSIGAVVELARLPLSPAVSADVAQRGWEGPLSGGDDYELLFSVAPSDADGVCAELIAAGHEVQEIGRLVDEPGITLVHPDGRQTREQPRGFDHFLT; via the coding sequence GTGCCCGTCTCAGAGTTCGACCTCATCCGGCGCTATTTTTCCAGGTCCACGCCTGAACGCGCCGATGTGCTGCTCGGCATCGGTGACGATTGTGCATTGTTGAGTCCACCGCCCGACCAGTGCCTTGCGGTGACCATGGATACCCTGGTCGCTGGTCGTCACTTCGCGCGGGATGCCGATCCCGAGGCATTGGGCCACAAGGCGCTCGCGGTGAACCTGAGCGACCTCGCTGCGGTCGGCGCGCAGCCGGCCTGGGCCAGCCTTGCATTGACCTTGCCGGAGGTGGACGCTGATTGGTTGTCCGCGTTCATGGCCGGTTTCGCAGCGCTCGCCACGGCACACGCAGTACAGCTGATCGGCGGGGACACGACGCGCGGGCCGCTGAGCATCACCGTCCAGGTGCACGGGTTCATCGAGGCCCAGGCCGCGCTACGACGCGATGCGGGCCGGGCTGGACAACGGCTGTTCGTCAGCGGCACGCTCGGTGACGCCGCGCTCGCGCTGTCGCGGCAGCAGCGGGGCGAGCATCTGGCGGATGCGTTACGCCAACGCCTCGACCGGCCGATGCCGCGCGTCGCACTGGGACGGGCGTTGCGCGGCCGGGCGGCGGCAGCGATCGACATCTCCGACGGGCTGCTTGCCGATCTCGGCCATATCTGCGCCTCCAGCAGCATTGGTGCGGTGGTGGAGCTCGCCCGTTTGCCGCTGTCGCCCGCGGTCTCGGCGGACGTCGCGCAGCGCGGCTGGGAAGGCCCGTTGAGCGGCGGCGACGACTACGAGCTGCTGTTCAGCGTCGCGCCGTCCGATGCCGACGGTGTGTGTGCCGAGTTGATCGCCGCCGGACACGAGGTGCAAGAAATCGGCCGCCTGGTCGATGAACCGGGCATCACGCTGGTTCATCCGGACGGGCGTCAGACCAGGGAGCAGCCGCGTGGCTTCGACCATTTCCTCACCTGA
- the nusB gene encoding transcription antitermination factor NusB, which yields MSRQRSRSRSLAIQALYQWQMAGQDVGAIIEHFLLEQDAKKFDGDYFSELVRGVPARIGELDSALAPWVDRALESVDPVERAILRLGAYELLEHPEIPYRVVINEAVELAKTFGAEQGHRYVNGVLDKAARALRPLETSARR from the coding sequence GTGAGCCGGCAACGCAGTCGTTCGCGCAGCCTGGCAATCCAGGCGTTGTACCAGTGGCAGATGGCCGGCCAGGACGTCGGTGCCATCATCGAGCATTTCCTGCTGGAGCAGGATGCAAAAAAATTCGACGGTGACTATTTCAGCGAGCTGGTGCGCGGTGTCCCGGCACGCATCGGCGAACTCGACTCGGCGCTGGCACCCTGGGTCGATCGCGCACTCGAATCGGTGGATCCGGTCGAACGCGCCATTCTGCGCCTGGGCGCCTACGAACTCCTCGAGCATCCGGAGATACCGTACCGCGTCGTGATCAACGAGGCCGTGGAGCTGGCGAAGACCTTTGGCGCCGAGCAGGGTCATCGATACGTGAACGGCGTGCTCGACAAGGCGGCACGCGCGTTGCGGCCGCTGGAGACGTCGGCCCGCCGCTGA
- the ribE gene encoding 6,7-dimethyl-8-ribityllumazine synthase produces the protein MSIKTIEGGLTVSNARFCVVVARWNSFVVDSLEAGAIDTLKRHGTRDADITVVRLPGAFEMPLVLDKIAAKGDYDAIVALGAVIRGGTPHFEYVAGECVKGMAQVTLKHGVPIAFGVLTVDTIEQAIERAGTKAGNKGGEAAASAIEMVNLLRAL, from the coding sequence ATGAGCATCAAGACAATCGAGGGCGGTCTGACCGTCTCCAACGCACGTTTCTGCGTTGTCGTCGCGCGCTGGAACAGCTTTGTCGTCGACAGCCTCGAGGCCGGTGCGATCGACACCCTGAAGCGTCACGGGACGCGCGATGCCGACATCACCGTGGTACGCCTGCCGGGCGCGTTCGAGATGCCTCTGGTACTCGACAAGATCGCTGCCAAAGGCGACTACGACGCGATCGTCGCGTTGGGCGCGGTGATTCGTGGCGGCACGCCGCACTTCGAGTACGTTGCCGGGGAGTGTGTCAAGGGGATGGCGCAGGTCACGCTGAAACATGGCGTACCGATCGCGTTCGGCGTGCTGACCGTGGACACCATCGAGCAGGCGATCGAACGCGCCGGGACCAAGGCCGGCAACAAGGGTGGTGAGGCCGCGGCAAGCGCGATCGAAATGGTCAACCTGCTGCGTGCGTTGTGA
- the ribB gene encoding 3,4-dihydroxy-2-butanone-4-phosphate synthase, with protein sequence MELNSTEEIIEDLRQGRMVIIMDDEDRENEGDLIIAAEATSPHAINFMAKYGRGLICLTLTKERCRQLRLPLMVNTDNQLESTNFTVSIEAAEGVTTGISAADRATTVLAAVKPDAQPQDLVQPGHIFPLMAQPGGVLVRAGHTEAGCDLARLAGFSPSAVIVEILNEDGSMARRPDLEVFAAQHDLKIGTIADLIQYRIKNEKTVERVTSCNLTTQHGDFQLVAYQDVIGNEMHLALVKGEISPERPTLVRVHVQNSLCDLFEGTRDCGWPLRRVMDQVSAEGEGVIVVLRNYDTARDIVQRIQDYKWHGVEDTIPERKQKGSDDDLRTIGVGAQILSDLGVRQMRVMSAPKHLHALAGFELEVVEFVSTD encoded by the coding sequence ATGGAACTCAACTCGACAGAAGAAATCATCGAAGACCTGCGCCAGGGCCGCATGGTCATCATCATGGATGACGAGGATCGCGAAAACGAGGGCGATCTGATCATCGCCGCCGAGGCGACATCACCGCACGCGATCAATTTCATGGCCAAGTACGGCCGCGGGCTGATCTGTCTGACGCTGACCAAGGAGCGCTGCCGCCAGTTGCGCCTGCCGCTGATGGTCAATACCGACAATCAGCTCGAGTCGACCAATTTCACCGTTTCGATCGAGGCCGCCGAAGGGGTGACGACCGGCATCTCGGCAGCCGATCGCGCGACGACGGTGCTGGCCGCCGTGAAGCCCGACGCGCAGCCGCAGGACCTTGTACAACCGGGGCACATCTTTCCGCTGATGGCCCAGCCGGGCGGGGTGCTGGTCCGCGCCGGCCACACCGAGGCGGGTTGCGACCTCGCGCGTCTGGCCGGATTCTCTCCCAGCGCGGTGATCGTCGAGATCCTCAACGAGGATGGCAGCATGGCGCGGCGGCCGGACCTCGAGGTGTTTGCCGCCCAGCATGACCTGAAGATCGGGACCATCGCCGATCTGATCCAGTACCGGATCAAGAACGAAAAGACCGTCGAGCGTGTCACCTCGTGCAACCTGACGACACAGCACGGGGATTTCCAGTTGGTCGCGTATCAGGACGTGATCGGCAACGAGATGCACCTGGCGCTGGTCAAGGGCGAGATCAGTCCGGAAAGGCCCACGCTGGTGCGCGTGCACGTTCAGAACTCGCTGTGCGATCTGTTCGAGGGCACGCGTGATTGTGGCTGGCCGCTGCGGCGGGTCATGGACCAGGTTTCCGCTGAGGGCGAAGGGGTGATCGTCGTGCTGCGCAATTACGATACCGCACGCGACATTGTCCAGCGCATCCAGGACTACAAATGGCACGGCGTCGAGGACACGATCCCGGAGCGCAAGCAGAAGGGCAGCGACGACGACCTGCGCACCATCGGTGTCGGCGCACAGATCCTGTCGGACCTCGGCGTCCGTCAGATGCGGGTGATGAGCGCGCCCAAGCATCTGCACGCGCTGGCCGGCTTCGAATTGGAAGTGGTCGAGTTCGTCAGCACCGACTGA
- a CDS encoding class II aldolase/adducin family protein, with the protein MTEIEGVIKYRLDYRPGDLPGGVDLRALQDWFSRCRAYGLIGRDPQRYQGLAFGNISQRAATGFVISGTQTGALDALRADQLAWVKTLDPDRNTLSATGPARPSSEAMTHGQVYRALRSVGAVIHAHSPAIWRHADALGIPKTAESAAYGTPEMAAEVTRLLDAVPTADHGLFAMGGHEDGVVAFARDMASAGRLLLATEDRARRLANRRNIHA; encoded by the coding sequence ATGACCGAAATCGAAGGCGTCATCAAATATCGGCTCGACTACCGACCCGGCGATCTGCCGGGCGGGGTCGATCTGCGCGCCCTTCAGGACTGGTTTTCGCGCTGCCGGGCGTACGGCCTGATCGGCCGCGACCCCCAGCGCTACCAGGGTCTGGCATTCGGCAACATCAGCCAGCGTGCCGCAACGGGTTTTGTGATCTCCGGCACCCAGACCGGCGCCCTGGACGCCCTTCGCGCCGATCAACTGGCGTGGGTCAAGACGTTAGATCCGGACCGCAATACCCTCAGCGCGACCGGTCCGGCACGGCCCTCGTCAGAGGCGATGACCCATGGACAGGTGTACCGGGCGCTGCGGTCGGTGGGCGCAGTGATCCACGCGCACTCACCGGCGATCTGGCGGCACGCGGACGCGCTGGGCATACCGAAGACCGCGGAGTCGGCGGCCTACGGCACCCCCGAAATGGCCGCCGAGGTGACCCGGCTGCTGGACGCCGTCCCCACGGCCGACCATGGACTGTTCGCCATGGGTGGCCACGAGGACGGGGTGGTCGCTTTTGCCCGGGACATGGCGAGCGCCGGCCGATTGCTGCTGGCCACCGAGGACCGCGCGCGCCGCCTCGCCAATCGGCGGAACATACATGCCTGA
- a CDS encoding patatin-like phospholipase family protein, whose translation MPEQHTQSAPRSVSLVLGGGGARGLAHIGVVRVLERHGWKIGSIAGSSIGALIGGFYAAGKLDDYAEWVQALTEFNVLRYFDIAWGGAGLLKGEMLMQTLQAFVGKHRIEDLPIPLTIVATDVLNRKEVWLRRGDLFDAIRASIAVPTVFTPHRVNGRPLLDGGILNPVPIAPTLHDATDTIIAVSLSGVPSRVGGRSRRHVEQQAEQKPRGRYQQKIDAFIDQLQTRLGLSNGQTAEEPNLSITDAALLSLDAMQATIARCMLAAYPPDLLIEIPINTCGAHEFYRASEVIQAGEYWAEQAIQRFAGRG comes from the coding sequence ATGCCTGAGCAGCACACACAGTCCGCTCCCCGATCGGTGTCGTTGGTGCTGGGCGGCGGCGGCGCACGCGGCCTGGCCCACATCGGCGTCGTGCGCGTGCTCGAACGTCACGGCTGGAAGATCGGATCGATCGCCGGCAGTTCGATCGGCGCCCTGATCGGCGGCTTCTACGCGGCCGGCAAACTCGACGATTACGCCGAATGGGTACAGGCGCTGACCGAGTTCAACGTGTTGCGCTATTTCGACATCGCCTGGGGCGGAGCCGGTCTGCTCAAGGGGGAGATGCTGATGCAGACCCTGCAGGCATTCGTCGGCAAACACCGCATCGAAGACCTGCCGATCCCGCTGACCATCGTCGCCACCGACGTATTGAATCGCAAGGAGGTATGGCTGCGGCGCGGTGACCTGTTCGACGCGATCCGTGCCTCGATCGCCGTACCCACCGTATTCACCCCGCACCGGGTGAACGGTCGACCCCTGCTCGACGGTGGCATCCTGAATCCTGTGCCGATCGCACCGACACTGCACGACGCCACCGATACGATCATCGCGGTCAGCCTGTCGGGCGTGCCGAGCCGGGTCGGCGGCAGAAGCCGCCGCCACGTCGAGCAGCAGGCGGAACAAAAACCGCGCGGCCGCTATCAACAGAAAATCGATGCATTCATCGACCAACTGCAGACACGCCTCGGCCTCAGCAATGGTCAAACTGCGGAAGAACCCAACCTGTCGATCACCGACGCGGCACTGTTGTCGCTGGACGCGATGCAGGCGACCATCGCCCGCTGCATGCTCGCCGCCTATCCACCCGACCTGCTGATCGAGATCCCGATCAATACCTGCGGGGCGCACGAATTCTATCGCGCGAGCGAAGTGATCCAGGCGGGCGAGTACTGGGCCGAACAGGCGATTCAGCGGTTTGCCGGGCGCGGCTGA
- a CDS encoding riboflavin synthase, translated as MFTGIIEAIGEVAVLEPRGGDIRLRLRTGKLDLADVALGDSIAVNGVCLTVVQLPGDGFAADVSRETLSLTSLGQLAPGSRVNLEKALTLASRLGGHMVSGHVDGLGQVVERHDDARSVRFAIEAPQALARYIAHKGSITVDGTSLTVNAVQGRRFELNIVPHTLHETIIDGYDVGRQVNLEVDLIARYLERLVLGDDAASADGGTLDLALLERVGLVRR; from the coding sequence ATGTTCACGGGGATCATCGAGGCAATAGGCGAGGTCGCGGTGCTGGAGCCGCGCGGCGGGGACATCAGGCTGCGCCTGCGCACCGGCAAGCTCGACCTCGCCGATGTGGCGCTGGGCGACAGCATTGCCGTCAACGGGGTCTGCCTGACCGTCGTGCAGCTGCCCGGCGACGGTTTTGCCGCCGACGTGTCGCGCGAGACCCTGTCGCTGACCAGTCTCGGCCAGTTGGCGCCGGGGTCACGGGTCAACCTGGAAAAGGCGTTGACCCTGGCGTCACGGCTCGGCGGCCATATGGTCTCCGGCCATGTCGATGGACTTGGGCAGGTCGTCGAACGTCACGACGATGCGCGGTCGGTACGTTTCGCGATCGAAGCGCCGCAGGCGTTGGCGCGTTACATCGCGCACAAGGGGTCGATCACCGTCGACGGCACCAGTCTGACGGTGAATGCGGTGCAGGGTCGACGCTTCGAACTCAACATCGTCCCGCACACGCTGCACGAGACCATCATCGATGGTTACGACGTGGGTCGTCAGGTGAATCTCGAAGTGGATCTGATCGCGCGCTATCTCGAACGCCTGGTGCTCGGCGACGATGCGGCCAGTGCGGATGGAGGCACGCTCGACCTCGCGCTGCTGGAACGCGTCGGACTGGTTCGCCGCTGA
- a CDS encoding methyl-accepting chemotaxis protein yields MLKVGARIGVGYLSMAVLMIAIGLAGLLSAERISDALARISGPVDATVTAVDSAIRGSLTQMIGVDMALAGRTAKATENIDAGRSLATKAFDDLRSAGLVPLDQLEQMQRKMAAFDEVRQSLIALHNDFALRYAALLQTINDTKDLLLTIEERASQALVNLEWNASTTAAEDTDATSTEEWAIVGATSDARLALMTRLFDFRQLQDDPENSDLLRAAATSLGDLEVYIDQLAESDSLKGRTVNKGPFAGQTFDSALKTLLQDNRARFDGALHTHIAVRDMRQHYSDVAEALMADARRIEDASRGIVADQLTESAQIRNSAVKWVSGLFVIGLLTALVAYLLSIRTIARPLREVAGRMFEIARGDGDLTARLEFKGRDEIGQVATSFNEFVAKIRNTLGEVRSAVQQLSQASEAVNGLSHANLERSRRQQGETAQIAAATQQMTHTASQVVDAAKHGLNNANQAHQEANAGHGTVDDTLQAIRTLGAQVESAAATIRSLEQESDAIGKVIDVIEGIAEQTNLLALNAAIEAARAGEHGRGFSVVADEVRTLATRTQQSTTEILRMVERLQHQAGAAAKSMAASSAMASDTVQRGERTGASFGNIVGAVAGIQETNQQIERAASEQFAVAEDISQSLVRINNDGEALVADNDKLSASAGSLTALSQQLAGLVNQFRT; encoded by the coding sequence ATGCTCAAGGTTGGTGCAAGAATCGGTGTCGGGTACCTGTCGATGGCGGTACTGATGATCGCCATCGGCCTGGCCGGCCTGCTGTCGGCGGAACGGATCAGCGATGCGCTCGCCCGGATCTCCGGTCCGGTGGACGCCACGGTGACGGCGGTCGACAGCGCGATACGCGGGTCCTTGACGCAGATGATCGGCGTCGACATGGCACTCGCCGGACGCACCGCGAAGGCCACCGAAAATATCGACGCAGGTCGCAGCCTGGCGACCAAGGCGTTCGACGACCTGCGCAGTGCGGGCCTGGTACCGCTCGACCAGCTCGAACAGATGCAGCGCAAGATGGCCGCGTTCGACGAAGTGCGCCAGTCGTTGATCGCGCTTCACAACGACTTTGCGCTCCGCTATGCCGCCTTACTGCAGACCATCAACGACACCAAGGACCTGCTGCTGACGATCGAGGAACGCGCCAGCCAGGCGCTGGTCAACCTGGAATGGAACGCCAGCACCACGGCGGCCGAAGACACCGATGCCACCAGTACCGAGGAATGGGCGATCGTCGGGGCGACCTCGGATGCGCGCCTGGCCTTGATGACCCGCCTTTTCGATTTCCGCCAGTTGCAGGATGACCCGGAGAATAGTGACCTGCTGCGCGCGGCCGCGACCAGCCTCGGCGACCTCGAGGTCTATATCGACCAACTCGCCGAGTCGGATTCACTGAAAGGGCGTACGGTCAACAAGGGACCCTTCGCCGGACAGACGTTCGACAGCGCGCTCAAGACCTTGCTGCAGGACAACAGGGCGCGCTTCGACGGCGCCCTGCACACACACATCGCAGTACGCGACATGCGTCAGCACTACAGCGATGTCGCAGAGGCACTGATGGCCGATGCACGCCGCATCGAGGACGCCAGCCGCGGGATCGTGGCCGATCAACTGACCGAAAGTGCGCAGATCCGCAACTCTGCCGTCAAATGGGTTTCCGGGCTGTTCGTGATCGGACTGCTGACGGCACTCGTGGCCTATCTGCTCAGCATCCGCACCATCGCACGGCCACTGCGCGAGGTCGCCGGACGCATGTTCGAGATTGCACGCGGCGATGGCGATCTGACCGCACGCCTCGAGTTCAAGGGACGCGACGAGATCGGCCAGGTCGCCACCTCGTTCAACGAGTTTGTCGCAAAGATACGCAATACCCTCGGCGAGGTCCGGTCGGCGGTACAGCAGCTGTCCCAGGCGTCGGAGGCGGTAAACGGGCTCAGCCACGCAAACCTCGAACGCTCGCGCCGACAGCAGGGGGAAACGGCACAGATCGCCGCGGCCACCCAGCAGATGACACACACCGCTTCGCAGGTCGTCGACGCCGCCAAACACGGCCTGAACAACGCCAACCAGGCGCACCAGGAGGCCAATGCCGGGCACGGCACCGTCGACGATACGCTGCAGGCGATCCGCACGCTCGGTGCGCAGGTCGAGTCGGCTGCCGCGACGATCCGGTCGCTGGAGCAGGAGAGCGATGCGATCGGCAAGGTGATCGACGTCATCGAGGGCATCGCCGAGCAGACCAACCTGCTGGCCCTGAACGCGGCGATCGAGGCCGCCCGGGCGGGAGAACACGGCCGCGGCTTTTCGGTCGTGGCCGACGAGGTCCGCACGCTCGCGACGCGCACCCAGCAGTCTACAACCGAGATCCTACGAATGGTGGAACGACTCCAGCATCAGGCGGGCGCGGCGGCCAAATCCATGGCGGCCAGCAGCGCGATGGCCAGTGACACGGTCCAACGCGGCGAGCGCACCGGCGCATCGTTCGGCAACATCGTCGGTGCGGTAGCGGGTATCCAGGAGACCAACCAGCAGATCGAACGCGCCGCATCGGAGCAGTTCGCGGTCGCGGAGGACATCTCGCAGAGCCTGGTGCGAATCAACAACGACGGCGAGGCGCTGGTCGCTGACAACGACAAGCTCAGCGCGTCGGCCGGCAGCCTGACCGCGTTGTCGCAACAACTCGCAGGGTTGGTCAATCAGTTCCGGACCTGA
- the ribD gene encoding bifunctional diaminohydroxyphosphoribosylaminopyrimidine deaminase/5-amino-6-(5-phosphoribosylamino)uracil reductase RibD, which produces MARALRLAERGRYTTDPNPCVGCVLVRDGEVVGEGWHRKAGQAHAERIALQAAGAAAQGATAYVTLEPCAHHGRTPPCAEALVEAGVARVVAAIADPNPLVAGGGLALLRAAGIETRVGLLAGDAQALNPGFLRRMRDNRPLVRCKLAMSLDGRTAMASGESKWITGDAARHDVQLLRARSSAIVTGIGTLLADDPSLNVRLGSESLPGVESDADLRQPLRVVVDTRLRTPPRARLLHLPGDTLVVCGDGAAQESEQELRAVGAEVVRLPQLGGRIDLQRLLQALAARGVNELLVESGPTLAGRFIEAGLVDELIVYLAPHLMGHAARGLVDLPGLETMQQRIELALHDVRRVGADLRLTLLPRVRSGTD; this is translated from the coding sequence ATGGCACGTGCGCTGCGCCTGGCCGAGCGCGGTCGTTACACCACGGACCCCAACCCCTGCGTGGGCTGCGTACTGGTGCGCGATGGCGAGGTCGTCGGCGAGGGCTGGCACCGCAAAGCGGGGCAGGCGCATGCGGAACGCATCGCTTTGCAGGCGGCAGGCGCTGCGGCTCAGGGTGCGACGGCCTATGTCACGCTCGAGCCTTGCGCGCACCATGGCCGTACGCCGCCGTGCGCGGAGGCGTTGGTCGAAGCCGGTGTGGCGCGGGTCGTCGCGGCGATCGCCGATCCGAATCCGCTGGTGGCCGGCGGTGGACTGGCTTTGCTGCGTGCCGCCGGTATCGAGACCCGGGTGGGGTTGCTCGCCGGGGATGCCCAGGCACTCAATCCCGGTTTCCTGCGGCGCATGCGCGACAACCGGCCCCTGGTGCGCTGCAAACTGGCGATGAGCCTGGACGGTCGCACTGCGATGGCCAGTGGCGAGAGCAAGTGGATCACCGGGGATGCCGCGCGCCACGACGTGCAGCTGTTGCGCGCGCGCAGCAGCGCGATCGTGACGGGCATCGGCACGCTGTTGGCCGATGATCCCTCGCTGAATGTGCGCCTCGGTAGCGAGTCGTTGCCGGGGGTCGAGTCGGACGCCGACCTGCGGCAGCCGCTGCGTGTGGTCGTGGATACCCGTCTGCGCACGCCCCCACGTGCCCGCCTGCTGCATCTGCCCGGCGACACCCTGGTGGTATGCGGCGATGGCGCCGCGCAGGAGTCCGAGCAGGAACTGCGCGCGGTCGGCGCCGAGGTCGTTCGCCTGCCGCAGCTTGGCGGGCGGATCGATCTGCAGCGCCTGTTGCAGGCGCTCGCCGCGCGCGGCGTCAACGAATTGCTGGTGGAGAGCGGTCCGACGTTGGCCGGGCGGTTCATCGAGGCGGGATTGGTCGACGAGTTGATCGTCTATCTGGCACCGCATCTGATGGGGCATGCGGCACGTGGCCTGGTCGATCTGCCCGGTCTCGAAACCATGCAGCAGCGCATCGAATTGGCGCTGCACGATGTTCGCCGGGTGGGCGCAGACCTGCGCCTGACACTGCTGCCCCGGGTCAGGTCCGGAACTGATTGA
- the nrdR gene encoding transcriptional repressor NrdR has translation MRCPFCGAQDTKVVDSRLHGDGDQVRRRRECMVCKERFTTYETAELNLPRVVKSDGRRVNFDGRKLRAGIERALEKRPVSTEMIDAAINHITRRLMAGGEGEVSSRKIGELVMDELQKLDQVAYVRFASVYRQFEDVNAFREEIEKLERQLTPEARRQQLDLLDEDN, from the coding sequence ATGCGCTGTCCATTCTGCGGCGCCCAGGATACCAAGGTCGTCGACTCGCGCCTCCACGGTGACGGCGATCAGGTCAGGCGACGTCGTGAGTGCATGGTCTGCAAGGAGCGTTTCACGACCTACGAGACGGCCGAGCTGAACCTGCCGCGGGTCGTCAAGAGCGACGGCCGAAGGGTGAACTTCGACGGCCGCAAACTGCGTGCCGGCATCGAACGGGCACTGGAGAAACGTCCGGTATCGACCGAGATGATCGATGCCGCGATCAACCACATCACCCGCCGGCTGATGGCGGGCGGCGAGGGCGAGGTTTCGTCGCGCAAGATCGGCGAACTGGTGATGGACGAGTTGCAGAAGCTCGATCAGGTCGCCTATGTCCGGTTTGCATCGGTGTACCGCCAGTTCGAGGACGTCAATGCGTTCCGCGAGGAGATCGAGAAACTGGAGCGCCAACTGACACCGGAGGCGCGTCGTCAGCAGCTCGATCTGCTCGACGAAGACAACTAG